The following is a genomic window from Azotosporobacter soli.
TTTAGACTATACTCTGCTCTAAACGCAAAAAAGGACTGTGTTTCCACAGTCCTTTTTCATACTTCCCTGTTTTCAGTTATGGTTAATTGCGTTCCTTGGTACTTTTTGCGCTTACGTTGTGAGCTTTTTGCCATGTTCTTTTTGTTCCTGCAACATTGTTTCGCCGCGACGGTTTTCCGCCCGGTATTGATTCGGCGTCATATTCATCGCTTGCCTGAAGACGCGGCAAAAATAGCTGGCATCCTGGTAGCCGACTTCCGCAGCAATACGAACAACGGTATAATCCGGTTCCTGCAGCATCCGTTTCGCTTTATCCAAACGAACCTTCGTCATGAAATCAACAAAATTATAGCCTTTTTCCTGTTTGAAGAGCCGACTGAAATAAAACGGACTTAAATGAACCGTTTGCGCCACCTCTTCCAGCGGCAGATTGCGTTGGCAATTTTTCACGATATACTCGCACGCTTTATTAATCACGCGCGTATTCATGCTGCTGCGATTCTCCAGCATATTGTCAAGAAATTGATCGAGCGATCCGATGAGCCAGGTCTCCACTTCATTACGTGACGTACATCGGTTCAGCAAACTGATGCATTCCAAATTCAGCAGCGTCAATCGTTCCAAATCAGCGCCGCCTTCCACGGCCGAACGCGACAACACGATCAACAGTTCTAGGACGCACGCTTTTACGGTTTCGATGCTGGTCTTCGTCGCAAAAATTTCTTCCAATAAATTACGCAATTCCTGTTTTGCCTGCTTGCGATCGCCGCAACGTACCTTGTCCAGCAGAACTCTCTCATGCTGGAACGGATAATGAAAGGGCACATCGCCCAAAAACGGCACATCTTCAATATGAATGATCTGACTGTCGCCAAGATAGAAACGCTGGCGCTGCGCATTCAGCGCCTCATGATACGATTTATGCACTTCACGCGAATCTTCATAATAACGTCCGATTCCAACCGTGATGCTGATACTCAAACTGCGCTGAATCGTTTCTCTGATTGTAGCCGCCAATTTCTTCGCGCTTTGTTTTGCCAACTCTGCCGTCACCGTTTCGGCAAAGCCAAGCAAAATAATCACATTGTCGCTGCCGAAAGGCGTCACCATCGCCAGATCACCGACCGCCTGGCAGATCACCTGATAAATCTTCTGCTTGACCATCTGCTTTTCCAGTTCGCTCGAATGAACCGTCAGCTTCTTGAAATCATCGACATCGACGACCAGCGCCAGATGCGGATCGACGCGCAGACCAAGAAAACGCGAACGTTCCTGGAACGTAGCGCTGCCGCCGATATTGCCGGAAATCAAATCATAGACAAACGACATCTGAATGAACGGACGCGCCGCTTCCACGCTCTGTCGCAGCCGTTCCTCTTCCTCCTGGCGCGAACGATCGATGCCGATCTTATCCATGACAACTCCCAGCGCCTTCAGCAATTCTTCCGGGCGCACCGGCTTCAATAAGTAGTCAATCGCACCTACCGTAAGAGCCTGCTTGGCATAGCTGAACTCGTCGAACGCGGTTAGCATCAAAATATTAACGCCCGGCAACAAAGCGCGAATGCCTTTTGCCGCTTCCAAGCCGTTCATCTCCGGCATACGGATATCCATTAAAACAATATCCGGTTTGCTTTCGGCCGCCAGGCGTATCGCATTGGCGCCGTCGCCGGCTTCTCCGACCACTCTGATTTGCGGGCACTGCTTTTCTATGATGAAGCGAAGGGCCTGTCGCTCCAGCTGTTCGTCATCGACAATCAGTATCGTATACACGCTCTTCACCCCTCCTTTTTATTCCGTCTGATACGGCAGGCGAATGCCAATCGTCGTTCCGCTACCGAGACAACTTTGCATCGTGATGCCGTATTGACCGCCAAAATAATGTTTGATTCGTTTATGTACATTCAAGATGCCAAGGCCCGTCGTCTGCCCCTGGCTCTTCTGCCGTTTTTCTTCGCGAAAAATCGCGGCAATCTTGCCTTCCTCTACGCCGACGCCGGTGTCGCTAATTTCCAGGTAGACGTCCGTCTCACGCAAATGGCCGCTGATTTTAATCGCGCCGCCTTCGATCCGCCCCTCGAGTCCATGAATGATCGCATTCTCCACCAACGGCTGCAATGTCAACGCCGGCAGCCTGGCCGTCCAAATTTCCGGTTCCACCTGGATCGAAGAGTGGATCCGTTCGCCAAAGCGGACTTTTTGGATCGTCAGATAGTCCTGTACTGATTTCAGCTCTTCCTCCACGGTCCGCAAACGATCCATGTCGCGCAGGTTATTGCGCAACAGATCCGATAAGGCATACGCCACTTCCTGCGTCTGCGTCGCGCCTTCGAGCATCGCCAAGCGGGCGATCGTGTTCAGCGTGTTAAAGAGAAAATGCGGATTGACCTGTGACTGTAGCGCCTTCAGTTCCGTCGCCTTCAGCAGCGTTTCCAGTTCCGCCTTGGCCTGCAATTCCTTCATCAGTTTTTTCTGTACGATGTTGGCCACACCGATCTCTACTATATAATTGGCCATGATATAAATCAGATCGGCCGCCGCCTTGATATTCGTCTCCTGTACTTCCCTGACCCGGTCGAACAGTTCGCTCAGCACCGCTTCGTCCAGTTCCAGGTCGCTGACGCGTTTGCACATTTCCGTTTTGACGTCTTCTCCCTCTTCGCGGTACAGGACAACCTGTCCGGCCAGGAACGCGCCGATATACTGATCCTGCACGATGATCGGCGCCGCCAGATCCGTCAAGCCGGAATGGCAACGATAGACTATGGGTTTTCGCAGGTCGATGGAACGGCGTCCGCCGCTGTCATCGCAGCCGGAACAACGCGCCATCCCTTTCGGCGTTGAACGGATGTACTGACAAAGTTGCGTGAAATTGCTCGTCCGTGTGATCGGCGTTCCTTCCGGATCGACAATGACCGCGGCCAGGCCCGTGGTTTCAGAAAACTTATCCTGAATCTCCTGCAGTACATCGGTATTGACAATGTCTCCTAGCGCAAACTGGCTGATTTCTCGCACCGAAAATCACTCCCTCGCGTGTGCTATTCTTGCAACAATGTAAGAATATTTTGCTCTGCACTGAGGGAGTATTAGCCAATCGTCTGACAAATCCCTGCATTTCGCAATATCTTCTTATACTACGACAATTTTCTCTTGAACTTCGACTTCCGTCCGGTTTCCCGGTATTTCAAGCGGCGTCAGTTCGGAAAAGCGAGCCATATGATGCATGGTATATAGCATCGTTTTCATGATTGATACCATCAATACTGCGCCCGTTCCTTCGCCCAGCCCCATATTGGCGCGGATGAAGACGCTGTCGGACACGATGTTTCCCATTAAAAGAGCGTAAGCCATGCCCGGTTCTTTTGACATGTGCGACGGAATCGCATGCTTTTCGATTTCCGGCGCAATGCGTGAAGCACATGCATACGCGACAGCCGTGATGAAGCCGTCGATGACAAAAGGCGTCCGTAGCTTCGCACACTCGAGCATGCCCGCACAAATCGCAACCAAATCAAAGCCGCCAAGACAACGTAAGACCTCCTGCGGCGTTTGCAGTTTTTCTTTATGCAGCGCAACGCCTTTGGCAACGATCTGGCGTTTGTGTTTTAGCAGTTCCGTCCGTTCAACGCCTGCGCCGTAACCGACGACGAACTCCGGCAGAATGCCGGTCAGACCATGCATGACTGCAGCCGATGTCGTCGTGTTGCCGATCCCCATTTCACCAAATGAAAGCATATTGTAACCGCGCTCTTGCACCAGCTCGCGCACCAGATTCTGACTCGCCTGCCAAGCCTGATCGAACTCGCTATGGCTCATTGCTTCTTCTTTGATAAAATTCTTCGTTCCCAGCGCCACTTTCCGCTGAAAGCCGCTAAACGGTTCCGTCGAATTGATGCCCACATCCGCAACGCCATAATCAATCCGGTTACTTTGGCAAAAACAGCTGATCGTCGCTCTGCCTGCCACCATGTTCTGCGCCTGTAAATATGTGACTTCCTGCGGCGTTTGAGCAACGCCCTCTTCCACGACGCCGTTGTCGGCGGCAAAGACCAAGTGGTATGGTTTCAACTCCGGCTTGATCTCACCCCAGGACATGACGATCTTCTTCAAATGTTCTTCCAGCAGACCTAAGCTGTTTACCGGCTTGGCCGCTCCATCGATCCACTCCTTGACCCGCGTTTCAAAATCCATCTTCGCTTCCTCCTTTGTTTTTTCCAAAACAAAAACCACCCAGCCCAAAAGGCTAGGCGGCTATATAGCGACCCCATCCTTCCGGCATTACCCCTTGCGCGGGGGTAGATGACAGCCAATACAGGCAGGTCTCCTGGCTTTCAGTTCATTGCGTTCCTGCGCCTTCCCGGTTTCCCAGTGGCATATTACAGGAGCAGCTCCCCGATTACAGTGGCGCGACCGCGTCGTTTTAGGATGCAAGGCATCCTTCCGAACTTCCCTATTCTCCTCCCTTTTACAGGAGGCACCTGTTTGGTGGCATATTCTCTTTTGCTTTAACAAATTCGCCCTTCTCAAAGCCATTCCTGCCTGCCGCTAACGCTCGACAAGATAATCAACGATCTGGTAAGAAAAATCCTATGCATCCTCTTTCAGATGCTGCGTGTCATTCGAGAGCACCAATTGCAGCAAACCCTCGCTATATTCCAGGATGTTCACCGCCGTCGTATCCTGTTTCAACGACCAGACTTGATCAATCGGCAGGCCAAGCGCTGCGCAAAGCAAGGTGCGCAGCGGGCCGCCATGCGAAACGATCGCGATCGTTTCGCCCGGATGCGCGGCAATGCACGCGTTGAGTCCTTTCAGCGCGCGAAGTTGCACCAGTGGAAAGCTTTCGCCCTGCGGCGCATAGCCTATGCTTGGTCGCGCATACATCGCCGTAAGCCAGGCCGGCCAACCGGCCATGATCTCTTCATAAGTAAGACCTTCCCAGAGGCCAAAGTTCAGTTCACGAAACGCCGCGCACGTCATGACGGTAAGACCATGCGGCAAAGCAATCGCCGCTGCGGTCTGAACGGCGCGCGTCAAATCACTGCTGTACACCGCCCGAAGCGGAAGCGAGGCCAAACGTTTTCCCACCTGCTTTGCCTGCATTTGTCCCGTTTCATTCAAAGGAATATCGCTATGCCCCTGGTAGCGTTTCGTCCGATTCCAATCGGTCTGACCATGCCGCACCAGAATGACTTTTGTTGACGCACCCATACCTTACACCCTTTCTTACTTAACGCAAAACACGAGCAGTACTGCCAGTTGCGCCACTTCATTGACCGCACCGTAGACATCGCCGGTCAATCCGTCCAGCCGCGCATTGACATAGCGGCCGACAATGACAGCGGCTATGCAGGCTGCGGCTCCACCGCCCAGCGCCCTGACGCCGAACGGAGCCAGGAGAAGCGCCGCCAGCACTGCGGCAATCAGCAACGCATGCCGGTCATGATGCTGAAAAAACATCTTGCCCAAACCTTCGGGCCTGGCGTAAGGAAACGAAGTGACCGCCACCACAAGGCCCATTTTCCCGCCGATCGCCATAGCAAAACAAGCAAACGGCAGCAGCGCCGGATCGATATCGAGATAAAAAGAATACTTCGTTAAAATCAGCAGTGCGAAGGCCATCGCGCCAAACGCGCCCACCCGGCTGTCCTTCATAATCTCAAGCATCCGCTCCTTGGGGCGACCGGAAAAGATGCCGTCCGCCGTATCCATAAAGCCGTCGCAATGCAGTCCTCCGGTAATGATGATCTCCGCGACAATCAATGTAACCGCCAGCACATGCGCGGGCGCTCCCGCATAGTGCTGCAGCAGATAAGCGCCGCCACCCAGCAGCAAGCCGATGATCGCACCGATAAACGGCAGCATCTTGACGCTGCGGCCAAAACTTTCCAGCGACCATTCCGTCTGGCTGACGACCGGAATGCGCGTAAAAAATTGAAAGCCCGTTATAAAATCAGTCCATAGCGTTCCCAGCACGATTCCTCCTTCCGGCACAACCCGATTCCTATGCTATGAGATAGTTCTCCTCACTGCCGGTCTATTCCTTCCCCTTGACAAGATACTTCCTTCTTTCGATAATATGCTCTTATACGCAATTCGGATAGCGATTCATTGTTCTCTTGTGAAAGCATATTGCCAAGCGCGCCAAATTCACTTGCCGCATATCTTCGATAATGCTAGTGTCAAAGTATATACGCACATGCGGACAGGAAGGAGTTCACTTTATGAAGCCAAACGTTTTTGAATATTTTATGACCCCGATCAGTTTGCTCGGCACAGGCTGCTTGCCTGAGATCATCAAATATGTCACGCCGATGAAATTTCGCAAAGCTTTTATTGTC
Proteins encoded in this region:
- a CDS encoding nicotinate-nucleotide--dimethylbenzimidazole phosphoribosyltransferase — protein: MDFETRVKEWIDGAAKPVNSLGLLEEHLKKIVMSWGEIKPELKPYHLVFAADNGVVEEGVAQTPQEVTYLQAQNMVAGRATISCFCQSNRIDYGVADVGINSTEPFSGFQRKVALGTKNFIKEEAMSHSEFDQAWQASQNLVRELVQERGYNMLSFGEMGIGNTTTSAAVMHGLTGILPEFVVGYGAGVERTELLKHKRQIVAKGVALHKEKLQTPQEVLRCLGGFDLVAICAGMLECAKLRTPFVIDGFITAVAYACASRIAPEIEKHAIPSHMSKEPGMAYALLMGNIVSDSVFIRANMGLGEGTGAVLMVSIMKTMLYTMHHMARFSELTPLEIPGNRTEVEVQEKIVVV
- a CDS encoding sensor histidine kinase, producing MREISQFALGDIVNTDVLQEIQDKFSETTGLAAVIVDPEGTPITRTSNFTQLCQYIRSTPKGMARCSGCDDSGGRRSIDLRKPIVYRCHSGLTDLAAPIIVQDQYIGAFLAGQVVLYREEGEDVKTEMCKRVSDLELDEAVLSELFDRVREVQETNIKAAADLIYIMANYIVEIGVANIVQKKLMKELQAKAELETLLKATELKALQSQVNPHFLFNTLNTIARLAMLEGATQTQEVAYALSDLLRNNLRDMDRLRTVEEELKSVQDYLTIQKVRFGERIHSSIQVEPEIWTARLPALTLQPLVENAIIHGLEGRIEGGAIKISGHLRETDVYLEISDTGVGVEEGKIAAIFREEKRQKSQGQTTGLGILNVHKRIKHYFGGQYGITMQSCLGSGTTIGIRLPYQTE
- a CDS encoding histidine phosphatase family protein, with the protein product MGASTKVILVRHGQTDWNRTKRYQGHSDIPLNETGQMQAKQVGKRLASLPLRAVYSSDLTRAVQTAAAIALPHGLTVMTCAAFRELNFGLWEGLTYEEIMAGWPAWLTAMYARPSIGYAPQGESFPLVQLRALKGLNACIAAHPGETIAIVSHGGPLRTLLCAALGLPIDQVWSLKQDTTAVNILEYSEGLLQLVLSNDTQHLKEDA
- a CDS encoding response regulator transcription factor, with amino-acid sequence MYTILIVDDEQLERQALRFIIEKQCPQIRVVGEAGDGANAIRLAAESKPDIVLMDIRMPEMNGLEAAKGIRALLPGVNILMLTAFDEFSYAKQALTVGAIDYLLKPVRPEELLKALGVVMDKIGIDRSRQEEEERLRQSVEAARPFIQMSFVYDLISGNIGGSATFQERSRFLGLRVDPHLALVVDVDDFKKLTVHSSELEKQMVKQKIYQVICQAVGDLAMVTPFGSDNVIILLGFAETVTAELAKQSAKKLAATIRETIQRSLSISITVGIGRYYEDSREVHKSYHEALNAQRQRFYLGDSQIIHIEDVPFLGDVPFHYPFQHERVLLDKVRCGDRKQAKQELRNLLEEIFATKTSIETVKACVLELLIVLSRSAVEGGADLERLTLLNLECISLLNRCTSRNEVETWLIGSLDQFLDNMLENRSSMNTRVINKACEYIVKNCQRNLPLEEVAQTVHLSPFYFSRLFKQEKGYNFVDFMTKVRLDKAKRMLQEPDYTVVRIAAEVGYQDASYFCRVFRQAMNMTPNQYRAENRRGETMLQEQKEHGKKLTT
- the cobS gene encoding adenosylcobinamide-GDP ribazoletransferase, whose product is MLGTLWTDFITGFQFFTRIPVVSQTEWSLESFGRSVKMLPFIGAIIGLLLGGGAYLLQHYAGAPAHVLAVTLIVAEIIITGGLHCDGFMDTADGIFSGRPKERMLEIMKDSRVGAFGAMAFALLILTKYSFYLDIDPALLPFACFAMAIGGKMGLVVAVTSFPYARPEGLGKMFFQHHDRHALLIAAVLAALLLAPFGVRALGGGAAACIAAVIVGRYVNARLDGLTGDVYGAVNEVAQLAVLLVFCVK